A stretch of DNA from Drosophila virilis strain 15010-1051.87 chromosome 5, Dvir_AGI_RSII-ME, whole genome shotgun sequence:
ACGGAAATAGGCATCCACAGCATAGTTAGCCTTTCGCTCGCGCTTGGGCGGCTCAATCCAGTTGCCCAACGCGTTCAGCTTTTGTTTCTCACGCCAATCCTCGCCCTCAAACTGATACACAGAGGAGGTGCCCGCCTCGCCGTTTGTGTCCATGGTAAAGGTGCGCAACGAGCTCTCACCCAAGCTATCTAGTTGAGCCTTCTGTTCTGCTGTTTTGGCCTCTCCGCGCTCCAGTATGACATCGATATCTTCGTCAGTGATGTCAGTCTCTTTGGAGCTGAATACCTGGTTGGCACCAAAGCGAATGATGTTCAGCATCTCGTCCTTATTGAGCTGGGCACGATTATCCACGAGACGACCGCCTTGAATAACCATTTTGTCCAGTCGCAGCTTCACCTCAGCTCGCTCCACAATCTTCTCCTCAACGGTGCTCTCGGTAATCAGGCGGAACACGCGTACCTGCTTCTTCTGGCCAATACGATGTGCACGATCCATGGCCTGTAGATCCATCTGCGGATTCCAGTCCGAATCATAGATGATGACCACATCAGCGGTGGCCAGATTGATGCCCAAGCCGCCAGCACGAGTTgacaacataaatataaatttagtaCTGTTCTCCATGTTGTACTCCTGGATCTGACGATTACGATCCTCGTGCGGCGTCTGGCCATCCAAGCGGCAATAATTATAGTTACGCCAGTGACAATAATCCTCCAGAATATCCAACATGCGTGTCATCTGCGAGAAGATCAGCACACGCGAACCTTGCTCCTGCAGTTTTGGcaacaacttgtccaggatgGCCATTTTGCCAGAGTTATAGACGAGATGCGTGTCTGTAGTGTATGGTGGTCCCGGCTCGGCGCCATCGAATAAATACGGATGATTGGTGCATTTGCGAAGCTGCATCAAGATGTTCTGAAGTCGCATTTTCTCCACTTTACCAGCACCGTTAACGATGTCAATGTCCTTCAATAGCACCTTGGTATACCAGTCCCGCTGCATTTTCGACAGACCAACGAAAATTTTCAGTTCCTTCTTGGGCTTTAAGCGCTTCTCCACCTCCGCCTTAAGACGACGCAATAGGAAAGGCTTGAGCACAGCGTGCAGGCGAGTGACCAGAGCATCATCACCCAGGCAGGTATTTGTATTGAACCACTCGTCAAAGTCCTCCGAGGAGTTAAACACGTCCGGTAAGAGGAAATTGAGCAGCGCCCACAACTcatgcaaattgttttgcagTGGGGTGCCCGTAATAAGCAGACGATTGGCCGTTTTAAACTCGCGCAGAATTTCTGAGAGCTTCGACTTTTCGTTCTTGATCCGATGCGCCTCATCGATAACCATGTAACGCCAATTGAACTTCTTGAATACAGACTTCTCGCGTATGCACATCTCGTATGAGGTAACGCAAACATCCCAATCGCCCGGCAGGAGAACGTCGCGTATGAAGGTGTTTCTCGTATCCTGGTCACCAATTAGACAGACGGCGTGCAGCGATGGGCACCACTTCTTAAACTCATTTACCCAATTCTGTAGCGTCGACTTGGGCACAATTACAATGTGCGGTCCGGCTTGGTTTCTATGGA
This window harbors:
- the Iswi gene encoding chromatin-remodeling complex ATPase chain Iswi; the protein is MSKTDAATVETNEENSNETTSEAATSSSGEKEAEFDNKIEVDRSRRFDYLLKQTEIFTHFMTNSAKSPTKPKGRPKKNKDKDKDKDVADHRHRKTEQEEDEELLAEDSATKELFRFDASPAYIKGGEMRDYQVRGLNWMISLYENGINGILADEMGLGKTLQTISLLGYLKHFKNQAGPHIVIVPKSTLQNWVNEFKKWCPSLHAVCLIGDQDTRNTFIRDVLLPGDWDVCVTSYEMCIREKSVFKKFNWRYMVIDEAHRIKNEKSKLSEILREFKTANRLLITGTPLQNNLHELWALLNFLLPDVFNSSEDFDEWFNTNTCLGDDALVTRLHAVLKPFLLRRLKAEVEKRLKPKKELKIFVGLSKMQRDWYTKVLLKDIDIVNGAGKVEKMRLQNILMQLRKCTNHPYLFDGAEPGPPYTTDTHLVYNSGKMAILDKLLPKLQEQGSRVLIFSQMTRMLDILEDYCHWRNYNYCRLDGQTPHEDRNRQIQEYNMENSTKFIFMLSTRAGGLGINLATADVVIIYDSDWNPQMDLQAMDRAHRIGQKKQVRVFRLITESTVEEKIVERAEVKLRLDKMVIQGGRLVDNRAQLNKDEMLNIIRFGANQVFSSKETDITDEDIDVILERGEAKTAEQKAQLDSLGESSLRTFTMDTNGEAGTSSVYQFEGEDWREKQKLNALGNWIEPPKRERKANYAVDAYFREALRVSEPKAPKAPRPPKQPIVQDFQFFPPRLFELLDQEIYYFRKTVGYKVPKNTELGSEATKVQREEQRKIDEAEPLTEEEIQEKENLLSQGFTAWTKRDFNQFIKANEKYGRDDIENIAKDVEGKTPEEVIEYNAVFWERCTELQDIERIMGQIERGEGKIQRRLSIKKALDQKMSRYRAPFHQLRLQYGNNKGKNYTEIEDRFLVCMLHKLGFDKENVYEELRAAIRASPQFRFDWFIKSRTALELQRRCNTLITLIERENLELEEKERAEKKKKTPKTPGGSSTNTPAPPPQPKANQKRKNEVVATSSNAKKKKK